The following proteins come from a genomic window of Andrena cerasifolii isolate SP2316 chromosome 6, iyAndCera1_principal, whole genome shotgun sequence:
- the Mop gene encoding tyrosine-protein phosphatase non-receptor type protein myopic isoform X1, with the protein MEAVPRLPMISFQLKVSPEPTTFGSKLKQYIRDFYNEDAESYANEIHQLESLRAMAIRPPIDMAGCLLLKKYYCQLHYLQSRFPMGKDGAAAVTFTWRDTYANMVCSLANIRFEIISILYNIGSIHTQLGARTERTSADGMKMACAHFQCAAWAFEHLKNSYPQPSGVDLAPELMTFMHQLCLAQAQECILEKSMLDNRKPTIVAKVARQIVDYFTLALTTLEQGGSEDGTISDTVGTKIYKSWKRYVKFKKAYHLAVTHLYQGLAAEEQRKMGERVAFYNVALASLNEAQQIYANAKGSIGITGASEEKTIVEEALTFTNDVIEGKRKAGKNENEFIYHEEIPEKETLPTVKGASLVKGISFSINDPEVSGSDIFARLVPMKVHEASSLYSEEKAKILRSVGSKIEEKDQHLNMYLASLKLEHMNLWDPDVQTTEWERLPLPDELVERCAALNAKQQVIQDLVDIMGKLSDTSQDVEKVLKEIKKLILDEELKEKQYQDAVGKRPPSIVATDLTREAKKYEEAHNKASESNHALHKAITMHVKNLKVLAQPLAELIAHIPSPSAYLSEQNSEKSHSAIELERMHAKELRRILNKVDEMRRQRNDLHTKLRDSIAQDDLTRLLVTATSDSGPLDRLFADQLSKHQMLVTLIDQNLAAQDNILAALTDAYAQTANVRKGVEEILKRREHTISSLIASYDAYEDLLAKSSKGLEFYRKLEINISKLLQRVRSTCKVQEEEREHILAQDSKNYQEKVEAMAPAAYDQGRGRTGSGLKLKDYLNNRPETVQNQYYNVYKGQGRSVQMDATAKSYASDGVDKSAIHSVGIAGSETLSAAKPMQQYYPTSYTDYKTNLPYTYDTTAYNENPAVNSVLSQGYMQMNNSDAASTYQQMPVTDAATNITNTAMQYPGNSFMPNGQFPTALDGQHNYSTNTQPQYNLPANTLQYETYQPPVDYTGYNVTQQYPSNLENAGGIVKADVRELPPEIPTVGQTPVPTPSTGSKTVEVQSQHYTNVNQQAQQYMPEPQQKLVSQESAQSVRSQHVLPMDNSQMQNYTLPQMIQNEGPSSQSYDGRMYYNLPDPQNAAGANNNAASTPYMQTQYMNANIPQPGHSNTSLPASANEMASSYSPNLHSFNVAQYSQQSCTEQSKQLYTDKTYSYGSQVPINDAALSYPSTYQSAQHGTGVSYPQTMMSTESCNTYTYTNCPTNTEIIQSHAKSLTAQNYSQAYQYPQYSGYVNYPQTYNQGYNYVQGNQLANAVTEPYNGQMEYTYNPTSQCYEYNSNNLQTPQTLQESQQPPMPTSQTNASVSNGYSQQESNARYTNASNNSMVSQTPSSQYSGQPYQPQSSSDIYYTTPYGLQMQNPTSTGKTESYNNYNQTYMQAVNNGTNTTTSANPVKSTTKPSEQSNVDLLSDLDITINHAPLVPEVRPLSNTQTQEDPLAKHDSGEVTNEKKTENEEANIQSTVTEDKVENENLQIVWDTWYNDVQPKKDPLGDPAALQKFISEVEKYEKFVDSLLIKTLSGATNLDIKWKEVQEFEERENGKQSCTVALAHSSENRVMECIPYDTTRVQISSADVANYINASHIMEITPWIPTSFIVTQTPLPDKVEVFWMMIWEQESEIIACLASDVQLNGEIYWPMNEEEILNIGGFTIVLKKRTNHVSYVQRVISVYNTKKKLEKTVVHMQFVTWPSNGFPSSPGALLTFSTDVMTEQALRRCSKPIIVHCLDGGALSSLFLAAAATVCHIRAGCGIVDVPLVFKGLLKCRKQVVNKESLLFAYQLVLYHAQDILMKRGILSSTRSTFENFEGFKGNKDKATRKMHPSDDFLQCLGINTQRSDIEQGRQKSCTSSGTGHATSTAIQEKAKEGTIDPLSQLDPLWSIRR; encoded by the exons ATGGAAGCGGTGCCAAGGTTGCCGATGATATCCTTCCAACTAAAAGTTAGCCCGGAACCGACTACGTTTGGGTCAAAGTTGAAGCAG TATATCCGTGATTTCTACAATGAAGATGCGGAATCCTACGCGAACGAAATACATCAGTTGGAAAGTTTAAGAGCGATGGCCATACGACCACCCATAGACATGGCTGGCTGTTTGTTATTGAAGAAATATTACTGTCAGTTGCATTATCTTCAGAGCAGATTCCCTATGGGAAAGGATGGCGCAGCTGCAGTTACATTCACTTG GAGAGATACATACGCAAACATGGTCTGTTCCCTGGCAAATATTCGCTtcgaaataatttcaattttatataacatCGGTTCCATACATACTCAATTGGGAGCACGTACAGAGAGGACATCGGCGGATGGCATGAAAATGGCGTGCGCTCACTTTCAGTGCGCTGCGTGGGCGTttgaacatttaaagaatagttATCCGCAGCCATCCGGCGTAGATTTAGCACCAGAGTTAATGACTTTTATGCATCAGCTCTGCTTGGCTCAGGCTCAGGAATGTATACTAGAGAAGAGTATGCTCGATAATCGTAAGCCCACAATCGTAG CAAAAGTCGCGAGACAAATAGTGGATTATTTTACTCTGGCATTAACGACGCTTGAACAAGGCGGAAGCGAGGATGGAACCATATCGGACACCGTTGGCACTAAAATTTATAAG AGCTGGAAACGGTACGTGAAATTCAAGAAGGCTTATCACTTAGCGGTCACGCATTTGTATCAAGGACTGGCTGCTGAAGAGCAAAGAAAAATGGGGGAGCGAGTAGCATTTTATAATGTTGCGTTAGCTTCTCTAAACGAAGCTCAGCAGATTTACGCGAATGCGAAAGGTTCGATAGGAATAACAGGCGCATCCGAGGAGAAAACTATCGTGGAAGAGGCGCTCACGTTTACGAACGACGTGATAGAAGGGAAGCGAAAAGCGGGAAAAAACGAGAACGAATTTATATATCACGAGGAAATACCTGAGAAGGAAACACTACCTACGGTAAAGGGAGCCTCTTTAGTCAAAGGAATATCCTTTAGCATAAATGATCCTGAAGTTTCAGGTTCTGACATATTTGCTAG ATTGGTGCCGATGAAAGTGCACGAAGCGAGCTCTTTATACTCAGAAGAGAAAGCAAAAATATTACGTTCCGTCGGTAGCAAAATCGAGGAGAAAGATCAACATCTGAATATGTATTTGGCATCCTTGAAACTGGAGCACATGAATTTATGGGATCCCGATGTTCAAACCACGGAATGGGAACGTTTACCTTTGCCCGACGAATTGGTCGAAAGATGCGCCGCATTGAATGCGAAGCAACAGGTTATTCAAGATTTAGTAGACATAATGGGGAAATTGTCCGACACCAGCCAAGATGttgaaaaagtattaaaagaaattaagaaactcATTCTCGACGAAGAATTGAA AGAGAAACAGTATCAGGATGCAGTTGGAAAGAGACCGCCGTCGATAGTCGCGACTGACTTAACCAGAGAAGCCAAGAAATACGAAGAAGCTCACAACAAAGCATCGGAAAGTAATCATGCTTTGCATAAAGCAATAACGATGCACgtaaagaatttaaaagtaCTCGCTCAACCGCTTGCTGAACTGATCGCCCATATACCTTCGCCAAGTGCATACCTATCAG AACAAAACAGCGAGAAGTCGCACAGCGCGATCGAGCTAGAGCGAATGCATGCGAAGGAATTGAGACGTATTTTGAATAAAGTGGACGAAATGCGTAGACAGAGGAACGATCTGCACACAAAGCTGCGGGACTCGATAGCGCAAGATGATCTAACGCGCTTGTTAGTTACCGCTACATCCGACTCTGGACCTTTGGATCGCCTGTTCGCCGATCAGCTCAGCAAACATCAAATGCTA GTGACATTGATAGATCAGAACCTTGCTGCCCAAGACAATATTCTGGCAGCTTTAACAGACGCGTACGCTCAAACCGCTAATGTACGAAAGGGAGtcgaagaaatattaaaacgtCGCGAGCATACCATTTCTTCTCTGATCGCGTCTTACGATGCCTACGAAGATTTATTAGCCAAGTCCAGTAAGGGCCTGGAATTTTACAGGAAACTGGAGATCAACATTTCCAAGTTACTTCAGAGAGTAAGGAGCACTTGTAAGGTGCAAGAAGAGGAACGGGAACACATACTCGCTCAGGATAGTAAAAATTATCAAGAAAAAGTCGAGGCGATGGCACCCGCTGCCTATGACCAGGGTCGCGGTCGAACTGGCAGTGGCCTGAAACTAaaagattatttaaataatagacCGGAGACTGTGCAGAACCAATATTATAACGTATACAAAGGTCAAGGTAGGTCAGTGCAGATGGATGCAACGGCGAAGTCATATGCGAGCGATGGAGTGGACAAAAGTGCAATCCATTCCGTTGGAATTGCTGGATCGGAGACGCTATCAGCTGCAAAGCCTATGCAGCAATACTATCCTACGTCTTACACGGATTATAAGACAAATCTACCGTATACGTACGACACAACCGCATATAATGAAAATCCTGCTGTAAACAGTGTTTTAAGTCAAGGCTATATGCAAATGAACAACTCGGATGCTGCGAGCACTTATCAGCAAATGCCAGTGACGGATGCGGCAACAAATATAACGAATACCGCCATGCAATACCCGGGAAACTCGTTTATGCCGAATGGACAGTTCCCTACGGCTTTGGATGGGCAACATAACTATTCGACTAACACTCAGCCACAGTACAACCTTCCAGCTAACACGCTGCAATATGAAACTTACCAGCCCCCGGTAGACTATACCGGATATAATGTTACGCAGCAATACCCTTCTAATCTAGAGAATGCAGGTGGTATCGTTAAAGCTGACGTTCGAGAGCTACCGCCTGAAATCCCAACAGTAGGGCAGACGCCTGTACCCACGCCGAGCACAGGTAGCAAAACGGTGGAAGTACAATCGCAACATTATACCAACGTGAATCAACAAGCACAACAGTACATGCCTGAGCCCCAACAGAAACTTGTCTCTCAAGAATCTGCACAAAGCGTTAGGAGCCAGCATGTACTACCAATGGACAACTCTCAGATGCAGAATTATACTCTCCCTCAAATGATTCAAAACGAAGGTCCAAGCTCCCAAAGTTACGATGGTAGGATGTACTATAATCTACCTGATCCACAGAATGCGGCCGGAGCGAACAATAATGCTGCTTCTACGCCGTACATGCAAACGCAATACATGAATGCAAATATTCCTCAGCCCGGTCATTCCAATACTTCTTTACCCGCCTCCGCGAACGAAATGGCCAGTTCGTATTCTCCGAATTTGCATAGTTTCAATGTGGCCCAGTACTCGCAACAGAGCTGCACAGAGCAGAGCAAACAACTTTATACGGATAAAACGTATTCCTATGGATCGCAAGTGCCCATTAACGATGCTGCTTTAAGTTACCCAAGTACTTATCAGAGTGCACAGCACGGCACTGGTGTTTCGTACCCACAGACTATGATGTCTACAGAATCCTGTAATACGTACACGTACACCAACTGTCCCACTAATACGGAAATAATTCAGAGCCACGCAAAGTCACTGACTGCCCAGAATTACTCGCAAGCATATCAGTATCCTCAATATTCTGGATACGTCAACTACCCCCAAACCTACAACCAGGGATATAATTATGTCCAGGGGAATCAACTGGCGAATGCAGTTACAGAGCCTTACAACGGACAAATGGAGTACACTTATAATCCTACTAGTCAGTGTTACGAATACAATTCAAACAACCTTCAAACCCCGCAAACCCTTCAAGAATCCCAGCAGCCTCCTATGCCAACGTCACAAACGAATGCTAGCGTTAGCAACGGTTACTCGCAGCAAGAAAGTAACGCGAGATACACAAACGCCAGCAACAATTCTATGGTCAGTCAAACTCCGTCTTCGCAGTATTCCGGACAGCCATATCAACCTCAAAGCTCATCCGATATTTATTACACCACGCCCTATGGTCTTCAAATGCAAAATCCGA CGTCTACTGGAAAAACGGAGAGCTACAACAATTACAATCAGACCTACATGCAAGCTGTTAACAATGGGACGAACACAACGACAAGCGCGAATCCTGTGAAATCCACTACAAAGCCATCGGAGCAGTCCAACGTGGACTTGCTCTCTGATCTTGATATCACCATAAACCATGCACCCCTGGTACCAGAAGTACGCCCCCTTAGTAACACTCAAACGCAAGAAGATCCTCTGGCAAAACACGATAGCGGCGAGGTTACCAACGAAAAGAAGACCGAGAACGAGGAGGCAAATATTCAAAGTACCGTGACCGAAGACAAAGTGGAAAATGAGAACTTGCAAATTGTGTGGGATACATGGTACAATGACGTACAGCCTAAGAAAGATCCTCTAGGAGATCCAGCGGCTCTACAGAAGTTCATCAGCGAAGTGGAGAAATATGAAAAGTTCGTGGACAGTCTACTTATTAAAACGCTGAGTGGAGCGACCAATCTTGACATAAAATGGAAGGAGGTTCAGGAATTTGAA GAAAGGGAGAACGGAAAGCAATCGTGTACAGTAGCGTTAGCCCATTCCTCGGAGAACAGAGTGATGGAATGTATTCCGTACGATACTACAAGGGTGCAAATATCATCGGCAGATGTTGCAAATTACATTAATGCTTCTCATATAATGGAAATCACGCCGTGGATACCAACATCGTTCATTGTTACTCAAACACCGCTACCAGACAAGGTGGAAGTGTTTTGGATGATGATATGGGAACAGGAGAGTGAGATAATCGCATGCTTAGCATCTGATGTACAG TTAAACGGTGAAATATATTGGCCTATGAACGAAGAAGAGATTTTAAATATCGGTGGCTTTACCATTGTACTGAAAAAGAGAACGAATCATGTATCTTACGTTCAGAGAGTTATATCTGTATATAATACTAAAAAGAAACTAGAAAAAACTGTCGTTCATATGCAATTTGTTACATGGCCTTCCAA CGGTTTCCCTAGTAGCCCTGGTGCATTACTTACATTCTCAACGGATGTGATGACGGAACAAGCACTCAGACGTTGTTCGAAGCCAATAATCGTGCACTGCTTGGATGGTGGAGCACTGAGCAGTTTATTCTTGGCAGCGGCCGCGACAGTATGCCACATACGCGCTGGATGCGGAATAGTTGATGTACCTCTCGTATTCAAAGGTCTTTTGAAGTGTCGTAAACAAGTTGTAAATAAGGAGTCCTTGTTGTTCGCTTACCAGCTGGTATTATACCACGCTCaagatattttaatgaaac GTGGTATCTTATCATCTACCCGCTCGACGTTCGAGAACTTCGAAGGATTCAAGGGGAACAAGGACAAGGCGACGAGAAAGATGCATCCTTCGGACGACTTTCTTCAGTGTCTCGGTATTAATACACAGCGTTCTGATATTGAACAAG GTCGGCAGAAAAGCTGCACGAGTAGTGGCACAGGGCACGCAACTTCAACCGCGATCCAAGAGAAGGCTAAAGAAGGGACGATCGATCCGTTGAGCCAGCTAGATCCTCTCTGGTCTATTAGAAGATAA